The genomic stretch TTCCTTGGTTTCCTGGGTGACGTTGCCGTTGCGTGAGGTCGCCGCATAGGGCTCAAGAGCGGCGAGAAACTCCTCGGGCAGCGGCTCCTCGTCGTCCGGTCCGGAGCCGTGCCGAGGGTGAGCGTTCTGGGAGGTTTGCTCATCCTCGGCGCGCTTCTCCTTGCGGAACGACTCATAAATGTCGATCAGCACCTGGCGTTGCCGCTCGGTGAGATGCGTGTCGGCCCTGATGGCAGTGGTCACGTCGCTCGGCGGTTCGCGGTCCTCGATGAGGCCCGCCTGCACGTAGAGCGCTTGCGCGGAGATCCGCAGACCCTTGGCGATCTGGTTGAGGATCTCGGCGCTCGGCTTGCGCAGCCCGCGCTCGATCTGGCTGAGGTACGGATTGGAGACCCCAGCTGCCTCGGCGAGCTGGCGCAGCGAGATCTTCGCCTGCTGCCGCTGCTCGCGGATGTATTCACCGATCGAGCCGACTTTCGGTAGTGCCATGCCTCTAGTCTGCATCGCGCTGCTTGCAATTGCAAACAGGATGATTAACAGGAGCAAGCAGTCAGAGCTGGATAACCCACAGGAAGGGGGCGGCGGTGACCAATGTCACAGACAGTGCGATGTACCCGTACCGCACGGACACGGCCAGCTCGGGACCCGGCTTGACCAGCCGGTCCACCCTCGCCATGACGTTGTGGGCGTGCAGGCCCAGCATGCCGTGCGGTGTCGGCATGGCCCCGGCCGTGCCGAACCTGAGCAGCGCCGTGGCCAGCCGGCGCGGCGAGCAGTAGCGGCGGGCGCGGTCGTCGGCGGCCATCTCGATGAGCAGCTCCACCTGCGCCTGAGCGTCGGCCACGACCTTCGACCAGGGCAACGCCCTGCGCAGCGCGGCGAACGGCAGCAGGACCAGGTCATGGCGCTCGCGTACGTGCGCGGCCTCGTGCGCCAGCACGGCCGCCAGCTCGTCCTGCGACAGCAGCTTGCGCGCGCCTTCGCTGACCACGACCTGCGAACGCAGTCCCGGTACGCAGTACGCCGCCGCGCTCGGGTGGTCGAGCACCCGCACCCCGGGCATGGCCGGGTCGTCGTGGGCGATCAGCGCGAGCAGCATGCGGTGCCGCCGCCGAGCCCGCAGCGCCTGCACCCCTGCCGTGAGCAGCACCACGACCAGCACGGCCAGCGCGGTGATCCCCGCGATCATGGCCAGCACGTGGAGCGCGTCCCAGGGTGCGCGAGGCGTCTCGCCGCGCGCGAACGCGATGAGCCCGGGCAGCACGCCAAG from Nonomuraea polychroma encodes the following:
- a CDS encoding helix-turn-helix domain-containing protein; its protein translation is MLLLIILFAIASSAMQTRGMALPKVGSIGEYIREQRQQAKISLRQLAEAAGVSNPYLSQIERGLRKPSAEILNQIAKGLRISAQALYVQAGLIEDREPPSDVTTAIRADTHLTERQRQVLIDIYESFRKEKRAEDEQTSQNAHPRHGSGPDDEEPLPEEFLAALEPYAATSRNGNVTQETKEG
- a CDS encoding M56 family metallopeptidase, whose translation is MITAAALAALATACAVGSWRFTTARWTSRAPRLAIILWQSLGVAWGLATTGAMLAYAVQPYGLGVLPGLIAFARGETPRAPWDALHVLAMIAGITALAVLVVVLLTAGVQALRARRRHRMLLALIAHDDPAMPGVRVLDHPSAAAYCVPGLRSQVVVSEGARKLLSQDELAAVLAHEAAHVRERHDLVLLPFAALRRALPWSKVVADAQAQVELLIEMAADDRARRYCSPRRLATALLRFGTAGAMPTPHGMLGLHAHNVMARVDRLVKPGPELAVSVRYGYIALSVTLVTAAPFLWVIQL